The Oscillospiraceae bacterium nucleotide sequence TCGTTCCTCACTTTGAAAAGATGCTGTATGACAACGCTTTGCTCATTATAAGCTATGCACAAGCATATGAGTCTACAAAAAATATATTTTATAAAAATATTGCGGAAAAAACGGCTGAATATGTTCTTCGCGAAATGACAAGCCCGGAGGGCGGCTTTTACAGCGCGCAGGATGCCGACAGCGACGGAGAAGAAGGAAAATACTATGTGTTTGAGCCGTATGAAATCATAAATATCCTTGGACAAGAAGCCGGGAATCACTTCAACGATTATTACGGCATCAAAAAAAACGGCAATTTCGAAGGCGGCAGGAGCATACCGAATTTGCTTGATAACAACAATTATGCTGAAGACGCGTTTAAGGATTATCTGCCGGAAATTTATCAATACCGCAAAGCCAGGACGAAGCTTCATCTTGATGACAAGATACTGACCGCATGGAATTCAATTATGATATCGGCTTTTGCCATGCTTTATCAGTTGACGGAAAATGAAGGGTATTTATACGCCGCGCGGAAAGCGGAAAAATTTATCGATGAAAAGCTTTTCGAAGACGGCACATTATATGTAAGCTTCCGGGACGGAAGCCGCGGCGCAAAGGGATATCTGGACGATTATGCCTTCTACGCGTTCGCGCTCATGCGTTTGTATGACGCGACCCTTGACACAAACTTTATCAATAAGGCAAGACGGCTCTGCGACAAGGCAATTTCGGACTTTTTTGACATGGGAAATGGAGGATTTTATCTTTACGGCAAGGAAAACGAAGAGCTTATCATCACACCCAAGGAAATATATGACGGCGCCATACCAAGCGGAAATTCGGTTATGGCATATAATCTGATAAAGCTTTCTTATTTAACAAACGACACGGAACTTGATGAAATAATAAAAAAGCAGCTTTTGTTTATCTCTTCCGGAGCAAGGAAATATCCGTCCGGACATTGCTTTTTTCTGCTTGCGCTGATGCTTCAAAACGATCCGCCGGAAACCGTAACCGCGGTTTTAAAAAACAAATCCGAACTTGCCGGTCTGCGCGG carries:
- a CDS encoding thioredoxin domain-containing protein — translated: MTTDNRTPNKLINEKSPYLLQHAYNPIDWFPWGQEAFQKAKSEDKPIFLSIGYSTCHWCHVMAHESFEDAEIADILNQYFVSIKVDKEERPDIDSVYMSFCQTFTGGAGWPMSIFMTSDQKPFFAGTYFPKSSSAGSTGFKELLFIISERWKSENDKQKLIESAEGIAAQLRNISAQGGAGGENASRLADKAYELFKSIFDNEYGGFGYAPKFPSPHNLMFLMEYNRISGKSDALSMVEKTLTQMYRGGIFDHIGYGFSRYSTDGHYLVPHFEKMLYDNALLIISYAQAYESTKNIFYKNIAEKTAEYVLREMTSPEGGFYSAQDADSDGEEGKYYVFEPYEIINILGQEAGNHFNDYYGIKKNGNFEGGRSIPNLLDNNNYAEDAFKDYLPEIYQYRKARTKLHLDDKILTAWNSIMISAFAMLYQLTENEGYLYAARKAEKFIDEKLFEDGTLYVSFRDGSRGAKGYLDDYAFYAFALMRLYDATLDTNFINKARRLCDKAISDFFDMGNGGFYLYGKENEELIITPKEIYDGAIPSGNSVMAYNLIKLSYLTNDTELDEIIKKQLLFISSGARKYPSGHCFFLLALMLQNDPPETVTAVLKNKSELAGLRGKFGQGTIVRIVDTPTDEYRLINDKTTFYVCKNHVCMNPINDYTQTSSKLRI